A single Carnobacterium alterfunditum DSM 5972 DNA region contains:
- a CDS encoding response regulator transcription factor — translation MKILVVDDDKEIVELLSIYIQNEGYEVEKAYNGKEALIKIKTIKDIDLMVLDVMMPNMDGNQVVKEVRKELQLPILMLSAKTTDIDKIKGLVTGADDYVAKPFNPLEVMARIKSLLRRSNYATNAQELNKLEVGPLLIEKESHEVRTINGQFIQLTALEFGILYLLASNPNRVFSADEIFERVWQQESLVSAKTVMVHVSHLRDKIEEATGGEKVIQTVWGVGYKIGER, via the coding sequence ATGAAAATTTTAGTAGTCGATGATGATAAAGAAATCGTAGAATTATTAAGCATTTATATCCAAAATGAAGGATATGAAGTAGAAAAAGCCTATAATGGAAAAGAAGCTTTAATAAAAATCAAAACGATCAAAGATATCGATTTAATGGTATTAGATGTTATGATGCCTAATATGGATGGAAATCAAGTTGTAAAAGAAGTACGAAAAGAGCTGCAATTGCCGATTCTGATGCTCAGTGCTAAAACGACCGATATTGATAAAATAAAAGGCTTAGTAACGGGAGCAGATGATTACGTAGCTAAACCCTTTAACCCTTTAGAAGTGATGGCTCGAATCAAGTCCTTATTACGCAGAAGCAATTATGCGACTAACGCACAAGAACTTAATAAACTCGAGGTTGGACCATTATTGATTGAAAAAGAATCGCACGAAGTTCGAACGATCAATGGACAATTTATCCAGCTGACAGCTTTAGAATTTGGTATTTTATACTTATTAGCGAGTAACCCAAATCGCGTTTTTAGTGCAGATGAAATATTTGAACGCGTATGGCAGCAAGAAAGTCTCGTATCGGCTAAAACAGTGATGGTTCACGTTAGTCATTTAAGAGATAAAATCGAAGAGGCGACCGGCGGAGAAAAAGTGATCCAAACCGTTTGGGGAGTAGGATATAAGATAGGAGAACGGTGA
- a CDS encoding ParB/RepB/Spo0J family partition protein, with protein MVNKNSKGLGRGIDALFGDYAELSNINATNEQVQQILLTDIRPNPYQPRKTFDEAALNELAESIKLSGVFQPIILRESKIKGYEIIAGERRFRASKLAGKETIPAIIREFDEEKMMEVAVLENLQREDLTSLEEAEAYEMMMKKLKLTQEEVAIRLGKSRPYIANYLRLLGLPDAVKEMLQNEDISMGQARTLLGLKEKKQITKLAKRVVRDHLTVRQLEQLVNKMNQPKEAAAEATKNDKKPYYIRESEERLMDKFGTSVSINEKNQKGKIEIEYLSTDDLTRILDILNIQFDDE; from the coding sequence ATGGTTAACAAAAATAGTAAAGGGTTAGGAAGAGGGATCGATGCTCTTTTTGGCGACTATGCTGAACTGTCAAATATCAATGCAACGAATGAACAAGTTCAACAAATCCTGTTAACGGATATCAGACCCAATCCTTATCAACCAAGAAAAACATTCGATGAAGCAGCCTTAAATGAACTAGCAGAATCAATCAAATTATCAGGTGTCTTTCAACCTATTATTCTTCGCGAGTCAAAGATCAAAGGCTATGAGATCATAGCTGGAGAACGTCGCTTTAGAGCATCTAAATTAGCAGGCAAAGAAACAATACCAGCTATCATCCGTGAATTTGATGAAGAAAAGATGATGGAAGTTGCTGTTTTAGAAAATTTGCAAAGAGAAGATCTAACCTCACTTGAAGAAGCTGAAGCATATGAAATGATGATGAAAAAGCTAAAACTAACGCAAGAAGAAGTAGCAATACGTTTAGGTAAAAGCCGACCATATATCGCCAATTATTTGCGTTTATTAGGATTGCCCGATGCCGTTAAGGAAATGCTGCAAAATGAAGACATCTCAATGGGACAAGCAAGAACATTGCTTGGACTAAAAGAAAAAAAACAAATCACAAAATTAGCTAAACGAGTGGTCCGAGATCATTTGACCGTTCGTCAATTAGAGCAATTAGTGAATAAGATGAACCAACCTAAAGAGGCAGCAGCAGAAGCAACTAAAAATGATAAAAAGCCTTATTACATCCGTGAGAGTGAAGAACGGCTAATGGATAAATTTGGTACAAGTGTTTCTATCAACGAAAAAAATCAAAAAGGTAAAATTGAGATCGAGTATCTTTCGACAGATGACTTAACACGCATTTTAGATATTCTAAATATTCAATTTGATGATGAATAA
- the ychF gene encoding redox-regulated ATPase YchF, which produces MALTAGIVGLPNVGKSTLFNAITKAGAEAANYPFATIDPNVGVVEVPDHRLKRLEELVSPKRTLPTTFEFTDIAGIVKGASKGEGLGNKFLANIRQVDAICHVVRCFEDDNIIHVEGKVDPISDIETINLELVLADLESVEKRYARVSKVARTKDKEAVAELAVLDKIKPVLEEGKSARSIEFNEDEEKIVRSLFLLTAKPVLYVANVSEDQVADTENDDLVNQVRKFAAEEKAEVNVICARIEEEIAELEDEEKELFLEELGIKESGLDQLIRSAYNLLGLGTYFTAGVQEVRAWTFKKGMKAPQAAGVIHSDFERGFIRAETIAYEDFDKYGSEQAAKEAGRMRSEGKEYVVNDGDVLLFRFNV; this is translated from the coding sequence ATGGCATTAACAGCAGGAATCGTAGGTTTACCAAATGTAGGTAAATCAACTTTATTTAACGCAATTACAAAAGCAGGAGCAGAAGCAGCTAATTATCCATTTGCAACAATTGATCCTAATGTAGGAGTTGTAGAGGTCCCTGATCACCGTTTAAAACGCTTAGAAGAATTGGTTTCACCAAAGAGAACTCTTCCAACTACTTTTGAATTTACCGATATTGCCGGAATCGTAAAAGGGGCAAGTAAAGGTGAAGGGCTTGGAAATAAATTCTTAGCTAATATTCGTCAAGTAGATGCTATTTGCCACGTTGTTCGTTGTTTTGAAGACGATAATATCATCCACGTTGAAGGCAAAGTCGATCCGATTTCAGATATTGAAACAATTAATTTAGAATTAGTACTAGCTGATTTAGAGTCTGTTGAAAAACGCTATGCTCGTGTATCAAAAGTTGCGCGTACAAAAGATAAAGAAGCAGTTGCTGAGTTAGCCGTGTTGGATAAGATCAAACCGGTTTTAGAAGAGGGAAAATCAGCTCGTTCGATCGAATTTAATGAAGATGAAGAAAAAATCGTTAGAAGCTTATTTTTATTAACGGCAAAACCGGTTTTGTATGTAGCAAATGTTTCTGAAGATCAAGTAGCGGATACTGAAAATGATGATTTAGTCAATCAAGTACGAAAATTTGCAGCTGAAGAAAAAGCAGAAGTAAATGTGATTTGTGCGAGGATCGAAGAAGAAATCGCCGAACTTGAAGATGAAGAAAAAGAATTATTTTTAGAAGAGTTAGGCATTAAAGAATCTGGTTTAGATCAATTGATCCGTTCAGCATATAACCTTTTAGGGTTAGGTACGTACTTTACTGCCGGTGTTCAAGAAGTTCGTGCATGGACCTTTAAAAAAGGGATGAAAGCTCCTCAAGCGGCAGGAGTTATCCATAGTGATTTTGAACGAGGATTCATTCGAGCAGAAACGATCGCTTATGAAGACTTTGATAAATATGGAAGTGAACAGGCCGCAAAAGAAGCAGGCCGTATGCGTTCTGAAGGAAAAGAGTACGTTGTCAATGATGGAGACGTACTATTATTTAGATTTAATGTATAA
- the guaB gene encoding IMP dehydrogenase, translated as MSNWETKFAKKGFTFDDVLLVPAESHVLPNEVDLSIQLAKNIKLNVPIMSASMDTVTDSRMAIAMARQGGLGVIHKNMTVKQQSDEVRKVKRSESGVILDPFFLTPTHSVSEAEHLMNRYRISGVPIVNNMEDRILVGILTNRDLRFVADYSIQIDEVMTKDQLVTAPTGTSLKEAEQILQKHKIEKLPIVDQNGRLSGLITIKDIEKILEFPNAAKDSHGRLLVAAAVGITSDTFERTQSLIDSGVDAIIVDTAHGHSAGVIRKIKEIREEFPTITLIAGNVATGEGTRALYEVGVDVVKVGIGPGSICTTRVVAGVGVPQITAIYDAAAVAREYGRTIIADGGIKYSGDIVKALAAGGHAVMLGSMLAGTDESPGEFELFQGRRFKTYRGMGSLAAMEKGSSDRYFQGAVNEANKLVPEGIEGRVAYKGAVTDIVFQMLGGLRSGMGYVGAGNLEQLREETQFIQMSGAGLRESHPHDVQITNEAPNYSVQ; from the coding sequence ATGTCTAACTGGGAAACAAAATTTGCGAAAAAAGGGTTTACTTTTGATGATGTGTTGTTAGTACCTGCTGAAAGCCATGTTTTACCAAATGAAGTGGATTTAAGTATTCAACTAGCCAAAAACATTAAATTAAATGTTCCAATAATGAGTGCTAGCATGGACACGGTGACAGACTCAAGAATGGCTATTGCAATGGCTCGTCAAGGTGGCCTAGGTGTTATTCATAAAAATATGACCGTGAAACAACAATCAGATGAAGTGAGAAAAGTAAAACGTTCTGAGAGTGGTGTTATTCTCGATCCTTTCTTTTTAACTCCCACCCATTCCGTTTCAGAAGCAGAACATTTGATGAACCGTTACCGTATCAGTGGTGTGCCGATCGTAAATAACATGGAAGACCGTATCTTAGTAGGAATTTTAACGAATCGCGACTTGCGTTTTGTAGCAGATTATTCGATTCAAATTGATGAAGTAATGACAAAGGACCAGTTAGTTACAGCTCCAACAGGAACTTCTTTGAAAGAAGCAGAGCAGATTTTGCAAAAACACAAAATTGAAAAATTACCAATCGTTGATCAAAATGGTCGTTTAAGCGGCTTGATAACGATCAAAGATATCGAAAAAATACTTGAATTTCCAAATGCTGCAAAAGACTCTCATGGCCGTTTATTGGTTGCAGCAGCAGTCGGTATAACGAGTGATACTTTTGAAAGAACACAATCTTTGATCGATTCAGGGGTCGATGCGATCATAGTAGATACTGCTCATGGTCATAGTGCAGGAGTGATCCGCAAAATCAAAGAAATTCGTGAAGAATTCCCGACTATCACTTTGATTGCAGGAAATGTAGCAACAGGTGAAGGGACTCGTGCATTATATGAAGTTGGAGTAGATGTAGTAAAAGTAGGGATTGGTCCTGGATCGATTTGTACAACACGTGTGGTCGCTGGAGTTGGGGTACCACAAATTACAGCTATTTATGATGCAGCAGCAGTGGCCCGTGAATATGGCCGTACAATCATTGCTGATGGTGGAATCAAATATTCAGGAGATATTGTAAAAGCATTAGCAGCTGGAGGACATGCTGTTATGTTAGGCAGCATGTTAGCTGGAACAGATGAGTCTCCAGGCGAGTTTGAACTTTTCCAAGGCCGTCGTTTCAAAACATATCGTGGAATGGGAAGCTTAGCTGCAATGGAAAAAGGTTCAAGTGACCGCTACTTCCAAGGTGCTGTAAATGAAGCGAACAAGCTAGTTCCAGAAGGTATCGAGGGACGCGTCGCTTATAAAGGTGCTGTTACTGATATCGTCTTCCAAATGCTTGGCGGATTGCGCTCAGGTATGGGATATGTTGGAGCAGGTAATCTAGAACAACTGCGTGAAGAGACACAATTTATCCAAATGAGTGGAGCAGGTTTACGCGAATCTCATCCACATGACGTACAAATCACAAATGAAGCACCAAATTACTCTGTCCAATAA
- a CDS encoding ParA family protein: MARIISVANQKGGVGKTTTTVNLGACLAYFGKKILLVDIDAQGNATSGLGVRKSDVEKDIYDILVNETPVKEVVLPSSRENLWVVPATIQLAGAEIELTSQMARESRLKQALEKVKDDYDYILIDCPPSLGHLTINAFTASDSILIPVQCEYYALEGLSQLLNTVRLVQKHFNPELKIEGVLLTMLDARTNLGYEVVDEVKKYFRERVYKTIIPRNIRLSEAPSHGLSIIDYDARSRGAEVYLELAKEVLANG, from the coding sequence ATGGCACGAATTATATCAGTTGCAAACCAAAAAGGCGGAGTTGGGAAAACAACGACAACAGTCAACTTAGGTGCTTGCTTAGCTTATTTTGGAAAGAAAATTTTATTAGTTGACATTGATGCACAAGGAAATGCAACAAGTGGTTTGGGCGTAAGAAAGTCAGATGTTGAAAAAGATATTTATGATATTTTAGTAAACGAAACACCCGTTAAAGAGGTTGTTTTGCCTTCTTCGAGAGAAAACTTGTGGGTCGTGCCGGCCACGATTCAATTAGCAGGTGCAGAAATTGAGTTAACTTCACAAATGGCTAGGGAATCCAGATTAAAACAAGCACTGGAAAAAGTGAAAGATGATTATGATTACATCCTAATTGACTGCCCCCCATCATTAGGCCATTTGACGATCAATGCCTTTACAGCAAGTGATTCTATTTTAATTCCTGTTCAATGCGAATATTATGCTTTAGAAGGATTAAGTCAATTGCTGAATACGGTCCGACTGGTCCAAAAACATTTTAATCCCGAATTAAAAATTGAGGGTGTTTTATTGACTATGTTAGATGCGCGTACAAATTTAGGTTATGAAGTTGTCGATGAAGTGAAAAAATACTTCCGCGAAAGAGTTTATAAAACGATTATTCCACGGAATATCCGTTTATCTGAAGCCCCAAGTCATGGGCTGTCGATAATTGATTATGATGCGCGTTCTAGAGGAGCAGAAGTCTATCTTGAATTAGCAAAGGAAGTGCTAGCAAATGGTTAA
- a CDS encoding DUF1129 domain-containing protein produces MEEVQGNTTQAKKEENNALLQKLTKRNEQYMLSLNKALVEKNMSEAKKEEIFNDMLHNLVERQKAGETARQLYGTVTECANHLVAKPEQSQVGPSKNWKIALDGGLMIGGLFSLITGLSGLFSSVEEASSSLGLITTLLNFIMGGLVILLIAKNMPDRKNPKKGGMVRYILVSTTGMLALMFVMTGSMMVIPAAVNVPINAIGNIVIGILAFVAKYFAKRKLNIRGGLF; encoded by the coding sequence GTGGAAGAAGTACAAGGTAATACAACACAAGCAAAAAAAGAAGAGAATAACGCATTGCTTCAAAAATTGACCAAACGAAATGAACAATATATGTTGAGTTTGAATAAAGCTTTAGTTGAAAAAAATATGTCTGAAGCAAAAAAAGAAGAAATCTTTAATGACATGCTTCATAATTTAGTTGAACGTCAAAAAGCTGGCGAAACAGCTCGTCAATTATATGGGACAGTTACCGAATGTGCCAATCATTTAGTTGCTAAGCCTGAGCAATCTCAAGTAGGCCCTTCTAAGAATTGGAAAATCGCTTTAGATGGTGGTTTAATGATAGGTGGATTATTCTCTCTTATAACGGGTCTTTCAGGCCTATTCAGCAGTGTAGAGGAAGCATCATCTTCACTTGGACTAATTACTACTCTATTGAACTTTATTATGGGAGGATTAGTCATCCTGTTGATCGCTAAAAATATGCCGGATAGAAAAAACCCTAAAAAAGGTGGGATGGTCCGCTATATCCTGGTTTCAACTACAGGTATGTTAGCTCTAATGTTTGTGATGACAGGCTCGATGATGGTGATTCCAGCAGCAGTCAATGTGCCGATAAATGCCATCGGTAATATAGTGATCGGTATTTTAGCCTTCGTCGCAAAATATTTTGCAAAACGCAAATTAAACATCCGAGGCGGGTTATTCTAG
- a CDS encoding DUF951 domain-containing protein yields MEKNYDLNDIVEMKKPHPCGANRWQIIRMGMDIRIKCTQCGHMVMMPRRDFEKKMKKVLEKAVEN; encoded by the coding sequence ATGGAAAAAAATTACGATTTAAATGATATTGTTGAAATGAAAAAACCTCATCCTTGTGGGGCAAACCGTTGGCAAATCATTAGAATGGGTATGGATATCCGAATCAAATGTACGCAATGCGGCCATATGGTCATGATGCCAAGAAGAGATTTTGAAAAGAAAATGAAAAAAGTTTTAGAAAAAGCAGTAGAAAACTAA
- a CDS encoding sensor histidine kinase: MTSYLKLTRKEKSKLIIEGFITIGLILILYYAAFVIFNRMLADFPGIIRGFWFFGDAIISIQGNQIISLTPFFIIILTIVAVVTIHWRLKRRYKQMQLNHIISELHYIAEGHYEHRITKDFGGDMEKIVESIHVLVDSTVQAMEEERRIEQSKDELITNVSHDIRTPLTSIIGYLGLIEERRYQNEEELLKYTHTAYTKAKQMKVLVEDLFEYTKVRQTTTPLNVSEFDMVQLLEQLAADFELEAGKRHMEIEVVTSYEAIQMEADTEKLVRVFNNLISNALKYGKDGKKIFIEVQKAGKEVIISVNNDGSPIPQKSLDQLFDRFYRVEESRSQETGGTGLGLAIAQSIVALHGGYIYASSDAHLTRFVMHLPLKQLTEKNNKADFS, from the coding sequence TTGACTAGCTATTTGAAACTGACAAGAAAAGAAAAAAGTAAGTTGATTATTGAAGGATTTATTACTATCGGATTGATCTTGATTTTGTACTATGCTGCTTTTGTTATTTTCAATCGCATGCTTGCTGATTTTCCAGGAATTATCCGAGGATTTTGGTTCTTTGGCGATGCTATTATTAGCATCCAAGGCAATCAAATCATTTCTCTTACACCATTTTTTATTATTATTTTAACTATTGTAGCGGTAGTGACGATTCATTGGCGCTTAAAAAGACGGTATAAACAGATGCAATTAAATCATATTATTAGTGAGTTGCACTATATTGCCGAAGGGCATTATGAACACCGAATCACAAAAGATTTTGGTGGAGATATGGAAAAAATAGTAGAGAGTATCCATGTTTTAGTAGATAGCACAGTGCAAGCAATGGAAGAAGAACGACGAATAGAACAATCTAAAGATGAATTGATTACAAATGTAAGTCACGACATACGAACACCCTTGACCTCTATTATTGGTTACTTAGGATTGATTGAAGAAAGACGGTACCAGAATGAAGAAGAATTACTGAAATATACTCATACGGCATACACAAAAGCGAAACAGATGAAGGTACTTGTAGAAGATCTATTTGAATACACAAAAGTTCGTCAAACAACTACACCTTTAAATGTATCTGAATTTGATATGGTGCAATTATTAGAACAGTTGGCAGCAGACTTTGAATTGGAAGCAGGAAAAAGACATATGGAGATTGAAGTGGTCACTTCCTATGAGGCTATTCAAATGGAAGCTGATACTGAAAAATTAGTTCGTGTCTTCAATAATTTAATTTCAAATGCTTTAAAGTATGGAAAAGATGGCAAGAAGATATTTATTGAAGTTCAAAAAGCAGGAAAAGAAGTTATTATTTCAGTTAATAATGATGGATCACCGATTCCGCAAAAATCATTGGATCAATTATTTGATCGTTTCTATCGCGTAGAGGAGTCTCGGTCGCAAGAAACAGGAGGTACAGGTTTGGGGTTAGCAATTGCCCAAAGTATTGTCGCTCTCCATGGTGGATACATTTATGCTTCTTCGGATGCTCATTTGACTCGTTTTGTGATGCATCTACCATTAAAACAGTTAACCGAAAAGAATAATAAAGCTGATTTCAGTTAA